The Coraliomargarita parva genome contains a region encoding:
- a CDS encoding TIGR01212 family radical SAM protein (This family includes YhcC from E. coli K-12, an uncharacterized radical SAM protein.), translating to MCANYSWGHERRFNAYPQYFKRTFGQRVQKVSIDAGFTCPNRDGTVAHGGCTFCDNDAFNPAYCDPAKPVRQQIEEGIRFHQKRYHDPGKHLAYFQAFTNTYAPLERLRAIYDEALAVPGVVGLVIGTRPDCIDREKLAYFRELAQSHYVILEIGIESCYDRTLKRINRGHSYQQAVDAIELTAEYGIKVGTHLIFGLPGESEDDMLAEAEMLSKLPLDNIKFHQLQLIRGTAMVKDYQHHPQDFLFYELDVYLEFITRFIERLNPAFVIERFFAEAPPEKNLSPIQWDLRNDQMLQLLEKHLATVDSWQGKHY from the coding sequence ATGTGCGCGAACTACAGCTGGGGGCATGAGAGGCGCTTCAACGCCTATCCCCAATATTTCAAGCGTACCTTCGGCCAACGGGTCCAGAAGGTCTCGATTGATGCCGGCTTCACCTGCCCCAACCGGGACGGTACCGTTGCCCATGGAGGTTGTACCTTCTGCGACAACGATGCCTTTAACCCGGCCTACTGCGATCCGGCAAAGCCCGTGCGCCAACAAATCGAGGAAGGCATCCGCTTTCATCAGAAACGCTACCATGATCCGGGCAAGCATTTGGCCTACTTCCAGGCTTTCACTAACACCTATGCCCCCCTTGAACGCCTAAGGGCCATCTATGACGAGGCACTCGCGGTGCCGGGCGTGGTCGGACTGGTCATCGGCACCCGACCGGATTGCATCGACAGGGAAAAGCTCGCCTACTTCCGCGAGCTGGCACAGTCCCACTATGTCATTCTAGAGATCGGTATCGAATCCTGCTACGACCGCACCTTGAAACGCATCAACCGGGGGCACAGTTACCAACAGGCGGTCGACGCCATCGAATTGACCGCCGAATACGGAATCAAGGTGGGCACCCACTTGATCTTCGGACTACCGGGAGAAAGCGAGGATGACATGCTGGCCGAAGCAGAGATGCTTTCCAAACTCCCGCTCGACAATATCAAGTTCCACCAGCTGCAACTGATTCGCGGCACCGCGATGGTGAAAGACTACCAGCATCATCCGCAGGACTTCCTCTTCTACGAGCTCGATGTCTATCTCGAGTTCATCACCCGCTTCATCGAGCGCTTGAACCCCGCTTTCGTCATCGAACGCTTTTTTGCCGAGGCGCCTCCCGAAAAGAACCTAAGCCCCATCCAGTGGGATCTTCGCAACGACCAAATGCTGCAGCTGCTGGAGAAGCATCTCGCGACTGTCGACAGTTGGCAAGGAAAGCATTACTAA
- a CDS encoding DUF294 nucleotidyltransferase-like domain-containing protein, with protein sequence MRSKTNNAIPDRIARAIKQYPPFSLLPDDAVPSLAAQASVIALAVGEKLWQQGDPPLDRLYFLSTGRIEYYWENKGVTERVDVRDIGDLLGLTSLLEGEPHKVHAVVEEDSLLYVIPGKPFKELLDAHDEARHYVRRHMFWSTRVGAKVQIPEKAQMAAKHTILESHLEGAQYLNTRPIERLVTCTPDSPIYRAAQLMVNKRLPSVLVVDRMRRPLGIVTSLQLIRHIIINRSSPDAPVNDIMAKPVYTVSPNSSTTAALLLMLRERIPQICVTEDGTSATKALDVCTHKDLLAQSGHHPAGILREIRNARSTARLRELCDEIEGLMRRYATNAISGIFLGQICGELYDELTQRLVGMAAEHMADHERRFPAVPWAWLSVGSDGRREQILRTDMDNALVYAESGNAKQDAANRQFFLDFSNHVIELMTECGFTRCQGGVMASNPNWCQSESTWLNEIRTPTWSDENTLLRSVILFDLRYVSGSKELTQRVRDAVFDQVENDVRLQRKLAELTLAVPPPLNFRGKYIVEKKGMHAGLFDLKKRALSPLRDAARALAFKYRLTRHYSTGGRYEQIKEAVPELEETAELAYEAYDFLLRLRLLNGLKRGDDGRYIDPAELTRLERAHLSNVFDVLRMVQGQLRSEFSL encoded by the coding sequence ATGCGTTCGAAGACCAACAACGCCATACCGGACCGCATCGCCCGGGCGATCAAGCAATACCCTCCCTTTAGCTTGCTTCCGGACGATGCGGTCCCTTCTTTGGCGGCCCAAGCCAGTGTGATCGCCTTGGCAGTCGGCGAAAAGCTCTGGCAGCAAGGCGATCCTCCGCTGGATCGCCTTTATTTTCTCAGCACCGGACGAATCGAGTACTACTGGGAAAACAAAGGTGTCACAGAGCGTGTCGACGTACGCGACATCGGCGACCTGCTGGGACTAACGTCCCTTCTGGAAGGTGAACCACACAAGGTTCATGCAGTGGTCGAAGAAGACAGTCTCCTCTATGTGATCCCCGGCAAACCGTTTAAAGAGCTGCTGGATGCTCATGATGAAGCGCGTCACTATGTTCGCCGCCACATGTTCTGGTCCACGCGCGTGGGAGCCAAGGTACAGATTCCTGAAAAAGCCCAAATGGCCGCGAAACATACGATTCTGGAATCCCATCTCGAAGGAGCACAATATCTAAACACACGCCCCATTGAGCGACTGGTCACCTGTACGCCGGATTCCCCCATATACCGGGCGGCACAGCTCATGGTCAACAAACGCCTGCCTTCTGTTCTGGTCGTTGACCGGATGAGACGCCCGTTGGGGATCGTCACCAGTTTGCAGTTGATTCGGCATATTATCATCAATCGCAGCTCCCCCGATGCACCGGTCAATGACATCATGGCCAAACCGGTATATACGGTCTCCCCGAATTCAAGTACCACGGCAGCACTCCTCTTGATGCTGCGGGAACGCATTCCTCAAATATGCGTCACCGAAGACGGCACTTCGGCGACAAAAGCCCTGGACGTCTGTACCCACAAAGACCTGCTAGCTCAAAGCGGCCACCATCCGGCGGGTATTTTACGTGAGATCCGTAACGCGCGTTCCACTGCGAGGCTTCGCGAACTCTGCGATGAAATTGAAGGATTGATGCGACGCTATGCCACCAATGCGATCTCAGGAATTTTTCTCGGGCAAATTTGCGGGGAGCTGTACGATGAATTGACCCAGCGCCTTGTCGGGATGGCAGCGGAGCATATGGCAGACCATGAGCGTCGATTCCCGGCCGTCCCCTGGGCTTGGCTTTCGGTCGGAAGCGATGGACGTCGTGAACAGATCCTTCGCACCGACATGGATAATGCCCTCGTTTACGCCGAGAGCGGGAACGCGAAGCAGGATGCTGCAAATCGACAGTTCTTTCTAGATTTCAGCAACCACGTCATCGAGCTGATGACCGAATGCGGTTTCACCCGCTGTCAGGGTGGCGTGATGGCATCGAATCCAAATTGGTGCCAGAGTGAATCCACCTGGTTAAATGAAATACGCACTCCGACCTGGAGTGATGAAAATACCCTGCTTCGTTCTGTCATCCTGTTCGACCTGCGCTATGTAAGCGGCAGCAAAGAACTGACCCAACGTGTGCGGGACGCGGTATTCGACCAGGTCGAGAACGATGTAAGACTCCAGCGGAAACTGGCCGAACTGACACTTGCAGTACCACCACCACTCAACTTCCGTGGCAAATACATCGTCGAGAAAAAAGGCATGCATGCCGGACTCTTCGACCTCAAGAAGCGCGCCTTATCCCCTCTGAGAGACGCAGCACGCGCACTCGCCTTCAAGTACCGGCTGACACGGCATTATTCTACCGGTGGCCGCTATGAACAAATAAAGGAGGCCGTTCCGGAACTCGAAGAAACAGCCGAGTTGGCCTACGAGGCCTATGATTTTCTCCTGCGGCTCCGCCTTCTGAATGGACTCAAACGGGGAGATGACGGCCGCTACATCGATCCGGCCGAACTCACCCGACTCGAACGTGCACACCTTTCGAATGTCTTCGACGTCCTTCGCATGGTTCAGGGCCAACTTCGTTCGGAATTTTCACTCTAG
- a CDS encoding sodium:solute symporter — MQALDWLMIAIYFTILLGVAWWVIRKGNATSDDYFLAGRNLGWFVIGASIFASNIGSEHLVGLAGSGATDGVAMAHYELHAWCLLILGWVLGPFYMRSKVFTMPEFLERRFSPHARTILSLISLFAYVLTKIAVGIFAGGIVFATLLPEIHIGNINSFWIGSIAVLLLTGAYTITGGLKAVAYTEALQTFILVFGSFLVTFFGLKALGDGSVATGWHNMREVLGGEMFNLWKPIVRAGAEGSWAPIREVGETGAIVKEAWYFNGNYPWLSMLFCAPVIGLWYWCTDQYIVQRMLGAPNETEARRGTIFASGLKLLPVFLFIIPGMICMALAKSGAQPELAAGLLDATTGEVIRENAQAAFPLMVQNVLPTGFRGIVVAGLLAALMSSLAGVLNATATLFTMDFYSRLHKGVSQARLVWIGRVATAVLVVIGLLWIPVIQGAKGLYDYLQGIQAYLAPPIFVVFFFGVFFKRLNGPGCLATLVVGFLMGLIRLAIDTPVALMGYTYDEGSFLWVMNNVFFQYYSMLILVVCIIVFYAVSYMTREPDYEKISGLTFGTVTDEQKAETRKSWNTTDIVWSGVILVLILSAYLYFRG, encoded by the coding sequence ATGCAAGCACTGGACTGGCTCATGATAGCCATTTATTTCACCATTCTACTTGGAGTAGCGTGGTGGGTCATTCGAAAAGGGAACGCCACCTCGGATGACTACTTCCTCGCCGGCCGGAATCTCGGCTGGTTCGTCATTGGAGCGTCGATCTTTGCATCGAATATCGGCTCCGAACACCTGGTCGGCTTGGCCGGTTCGGGAGCAACCGACGGTGTCGCGATGGCGCACTATGAACTCCACGCCTGGTGTCTGCTCATCCTCGGCTGGGTTCTCGGGCCATTCTACATGCGCTCCAAAGTATTCACCATGCCTGAATTTTTGGAACGGCGCTTCAGCCCTCACGCCCGGACAATCCTATCTCTCATTTCACTCTTCGCCTATGTGTTGACGAAGATCGCGGTGGGCATTTTCGCCGGTGGGATCGTCTTCGCGACGCTATTGCCCGAAATACACATCGGCAACATTAACAGTTTCTGGATCGGCTCGATCGCCGTCCTCCTACTGACTGGCGCCTACACGATCACAGGGGGTCTAAAAGCCGTGGCTTACACCGAAGCGTTGCAGACCTTCATTCTCGTGTTCGGCTCCTTCCTCGTCACCTTCTTCGGCTTGAAAGCCTTAGGTGACGGCAGCGTCGCCACCGGATGGCACAACATGCGCGAGGTCCTGGGCGGTGAGATGTTCAATCTCTGGAAGCCGATTGTCCGCGCTGGAGCCGAAGGCTCTTGGGCACCGATTCGCGAAGTCGGCGAAACGGGCGCCATCGTGAAGGAAGCCTGGTATTTCAACGGCAACTACCCGTGGCTCTCCATGCTATTCTGCGCACCGGTAATCGGCCTCTGGTATTGGTGTACCGACCAATACATTGTTCAACGTATGTTGGGCGCACCCAATGAAACGGAAGCCCGCCGTGGCACGATCTTCGCCTCCGGCCTCAAGCTGCTGCCGGTCTTCCTCTTCATCATTCCGGGCATGATCTGCATGGCTCTGGCAAAGAGCGGTGCCCAACCGGAACTGGCCGCCGGCCTGCTGGATGCGACAACGGGTGAAGTCATCCGTGAAAATGCGCAAGCGGCCTTCCCTCTCATGGTACAGAACGTCTTGCCGACCGGTTTCCGGGGAATCGTGGTCGCCGGTCTGCTGGCAGCTTTGATGAGTTCGCTCGCCGGGGTGTTGAATGCAACAGCGACTTTATTTACCATGGATTTCTATTCACGCCTCCACAAGGGCGTCAGTCAGGCACGGCTGGTTTGGATCGGCCGGGTGGCAACCGCTGTTCTGGTCGTGATCGGCCTGCTCTGGATCCCGGTGATTCAAGGAGCCAAGGGCTTATATGATTACTTGCAAGGCATCCAGGCCTATCTGGCTCCGCCGATCTTCGTGGTCTTCTTCTTCGGTGTCTTTTTCAAGCGCCTCAATGGTCCCGGCTGTCTGGCGACCCTGGTCGTCGGCTTTCTCATGGGCCTGATCCGTCTGGCCATTGATACGCCGGTTGCCCTCATGGGGTATACCTACGATGAGGGCTCGTTCCTCTGGGTGATGAATAATGTCTTCTTCCAGTATTACTCGATGCTCATCCTCGTCGTCTGTATCATCGTCTTCTACGCGGTCAGCTATATGACCCGCGAGCCCGATTACGAAAAGATCAGCGGCTTGACCTTCGGTACGGTCACGGACGAACAAAAGGCGGAGACACGCAAGAGCTGGAATACGACAGACATCGTCTGGTCCGGCGTGATCCTCGTCCTGATCCTTAGCGCTTATCTCTACTTCAGAGGTTAA
- the rpmG gene encoding 50S ribosomal protein L33 yields the protein MPREHVTIECTEARAEGKPVSRYMTTRDKRKQPERVEKMKYNKHLRRHTLHREIKN from the coding sequence ATGCCGAGAGAGCACGTAACCATCGAATGCACTGAAGCCCGCGCCGAAGGCAAGCCGGTTTCCCGCTACATGACCACCCGCGACAAGCGTAAGCAGCCGGAGCGTGTGGAGAAGATGAAGTACAACAAGCATCTTCGCCGCCACACCCTGCACCGCGAAATCAAGAACTAA
- a CDS encoding Mrp/NBP35 family ATP-binding protein — MFRVVLQPISLTVELFDIFQIVDTEQIKEILKSVKYPGFSRDIVSFGLIRDVQLDSGVAQVSVEITTSDSSIPEKIAADIKAAVGSLDGIEDVKVRMEISQPQQQPTPASGSPVGPSSSPAMQKVRYTVAVASGKGGVGKSTVTVNLACALQRELEARSMPSGVGIMDCDIYGPSVPLMLGAAGRPEIQNDMIVPVENFGIHTMSMGFLIDEDTPVIWRGPMIMKTIQQFAQNVNWGELEILVVDLPPGTGDAQLSLVQTLPLDGAVVVTTPQPAAYQVARRGARMFDKVNVPLLGVVENMSYLEGPDGSRQALFGEGGGAETARTLETDLLGQVPIDPAIRVGCDNGIPIVVSDPESAASSEFKQIAAQLIEKLIKD; from the coding sequence ATGTTTCGGGTTGTGTTGCAGCCAATCAGTCTCACTGTCGAACTCTTTGATATTTTTCAGATCGTGGATACCGAGCAAATTAAAGAAATCCTCAAATCCGTGAAATACCCGGGCTTCAGCCGGGACATCGTGTCCTTCGGGCTGATACGTGACGTCCAACTGGACAGCGGAGTCGCCCAGGTCAGCGTCGAGATCACGACCAGCGACAGCAGCATCCCTGAAAAGATCGCAGCTGACATCAAGGCGGCGGTCGGCAGTCTGGATGGAATCGAGGACGTGAAGGTCCGCATGGAAATTTCCCAGCCGCAACAACAGCCGACCCCAGCCTCCGGCAGCCCGGTCGGCCCCTCGTCCAGCCCGGCCATGCAGAAAGTCCGCTATACCGTCGCGGTTGCCTCCGGCAAAGGCGGCGTGGGCAAGTCCACCGTCACGGTCAATCTGGCCTGCGCCCTCCAGCGCGAACTGGAAGCCCGCAGCATGCCCAGCGGCGTGGGCATCATGGACTGCGATATTTACGGCCCCTCAGTCCCTCTCATGCTCGGCGCCGCCGGCCGCCCTGAGATTCAGAACGACATGATTGTCCCGGTGGAGAACTTCGGAATTCACACCATGTCCATGGGCTTCCTGATCGACGAAGACACACCGGTGATCTGGCGCGGCCCGATGATCATGAAGACGATTCAGCAATTTGCCCAGAATGTGAATTGGGGCGAACTGGAGATCCTCGTGGTCGACCTCCCCCCCGGCACTGGCGATGCACAACTCTCCCTCGTACAGACCCTGCCCCTTGACGGTGCGGTCGTGGTAACAACGCCGCAACCTGCAGCTTATCAAGTCGCCCGCCGCGGCGCCCGGATGTTTGACAAGGTTAACGTCCCACTGCTCGGTGTGGTGGAAAATATGAGCTATCTGGAAGGCCCCGATGGTAGCCGGCAGGCCCTCTTCGGTGAAGGCGGTGGCGCAGAAACAGCGCGCACCCTCGAAACCGACCTACTCGGCCAGGTCCCGATCGACCCGGCAATCCGCGTCGGCTGCGACAATGGAATCCCCATCGTGGTGAGCGACCCGGAGAGCGCGGCGTCCAGCGAATTTAAGCAGATCGCAGCACAGCTGATAGAGAAGCTCATAAAAGATTAA
- a CDS encoding ClpP family protease — protein sequence MAEKEDKSKDKEKAGLGKIQDTFLEQRKVFLWGEVSDKSARDVTEKFLYLEATDPGKDITFYINTPGGSITAGMAIYDTMKLISSPITVVVTGMAASMGSILLCGADKGKRLLYPHSRVLIHQPLISGQMVAVAVDIHIQAKEMERLRDELNAILAESSGQPLEQIQKDTDRDFYMTAPEAIKYGLADEIVEKI from the coding sequence ATGGCCGAAAAAGAAGATAAGTCCAAAGACAAGGAAAAAGCCGGACTGGGCAAGATCCAGGACACATTCCTGGAGCAACGCAAAGTCTTTCTCTGGGGCGAGGTTTCCGACAAGTCGGCCCGTGACGTAACAGAGAAATTCCTCTACCTGGAGGCGACCGATCCGGGCAAGGACATCACTTTCTATATCAACACCCCCGGCGGCTCGATTACCGCAGGCATGGCCATTTACGACACCATGAAGCTGATCAGCTCTCCCATCACCGTAGTTGTGACCGGGATGGCCGCCAGCATGGGCTCGATTCTCCTCTGTGGCGCGGACAAGGGCAAACGCCTGCTCTACCCCCACTCTCGCGTCCTGATCCACCAGCCCCTCATTTCCGGGCAAATGGTGGCGGTTGCGGTGGACATCCACATCCAAGCCAAGGAAATGGAGCGCCTGCGCGACGAATTGAATGCCATTCTGGCCGAATCCTCCGGCCAACCTCTCGAACAGATCCAGAAGGACACCGACCGCGACTTCTACATGACCGCTCCCGAAGCGATCAAGTACGGTCTGGCCGACGAGATCGTCGAGAAGATCTAA
- a CDS encoding carbohydrate porin: MKFQKRFFPKAPLTIALAFGIASQVQAQTTGPFSRETHLTGDWGGLRNDLYNNGIEIYGSYTTEPAANVSGGLEEGATYLHNFYLELDFDFEKLFGLENTSLMVRGSERSGKSLSADYIGNTISVQQLYGGGQTHRLVEVQMSHKLFDEKVDLAYGRLTATSDFMTSPLFGEYVTNAICGQLNSPFYNMPDGLSAYPVATLGARMIIDTSEQTHLKVGVYDGGPIGPAGGDNHGEDFSVGDNGALYLAEFNYTPESGLFDLPGRYAIGGFYHSGDFASITEDIAGGNPYISGLPGKEEDSQYGIYFVFEQMLMAHDEDPGKGLTFFIAGSMSPEEEKSPMPYYGIAGLLYDGLISSRPQDKTALGLYSAWFSDERNDAYRKAGLETQNYEAGIELNHKFQVTPYLHIRPNIQYVFNPSGYREIDDALVLGIELGLVF; encoded by the coding sequence ATGAAATTCCAAAAACGATTCTTCCCTAAAGCCCCACTGACAATTGCCCTTGCCTTTGGCATCGCAAGTCAGGTCCAGGCACAAACAACCGGTCCTTTCAGCCGCGAGACCCACCTGACCGGAGACTGGGGCGGCCTTCGAAACGACCTATACAATAACGGCATTGAGATTTACGGATCCTATACAACAGAACCCGCAGCCAATGTCAGTGGCGGTCTCGAAGAAGGCGCTACCTATCTGCATAATTTCTACCTTGAACTCGATTTTGACTTCGAAAAGTTGTTCGGGCTTGAGAATACGAGCCTGATGGTTCGCGGTTCGGAACGATCGGGCAAAAGCTTGTCGGCTGATTACATCGGCAACACCATTAGTGTACAGCAACTGTACGGAGGCGGACAAACACATCGTCTGGTCGAAGTACAAATGAGCCACAAGCTCTTCGATGAGAAGGTGGATCTGGCCTATGGGCGACTGACAGCGACTAGCGACTTCATGACCTCACCGCTCTTTGGTGAATACGTCACGAACGCAATCTGCGGCCAGCTCAACTCCCCGTTCTATAACATGCCGGACGGCTTAAGCGCCTATCCGGTAGCGACCCTGGGTGCCCGCATGATTATCGACACCAGCGAACAAACGCACCTTAAAGTCGGTGTCTACGACGGCGGACCAATCGGGCCGGCAGGCGGAGACAACCACGGTGAAGACTTCAGCGTGGGTGACAATGGTGCCTTGTATCTGGCCGAGTTCAACTACACTCCAGAATCGGGACTCTTCGACTTGCCCGGACGCTACGCGATCGGCGGCTTCTACCACAGTGGTGACTTTGCCAGCATCACAGAAGATATTGCAGGCGGGAATCCCTATATCTCCGGACTCCCGGGCAAGGAAGAAGATTCCCAATACGGCATCTACTTCGTCTTCGAACAAATGCTCATGGCACATGACGAAGACCCGGGTAAGGGACTGACGTTCTTTATCGCCGGGTCGATGTCCCCTGAAGAAGAGAAGAGCCCGATGCCTTACTACGGCATTGCTGGCCTACTCTACGACGGGCTCATCTCATCACGCCCACAGGACAAGACTGCGCTCGGCCTCTACTCGGCATGGTTCAGCGACGAACGCAATGACGCCTACCGCAAAGCGGGATTGGAGACTCAAAACTACGAAGCCGGGATCGAGCTGAACCACAAGTTCCAGGTCACACCTTACCTGCATATCCGTCCCAATATTCAATACGTATTTAACCCGAGTGGTTACCGCGAGATAGACGACGCACTCGTACTTGGCATCGAGCTTGGGTTGGTCTTCTAA
- a CDS encoding 3'-5' exonuclease — MEAGNPEQESQGILSAYRDQTRKKQDSKQALDDLGILVLDSETSGLNPRRDRLLSLASIEIKDRAIQIESLQDWLVHQDHASWNQAIEVHGILPSASAMGQPLRQVLLAFLQRLGNKLIVGHHIGFDIQMINKALKQQFNIKLRNRAIDTAQLAQQELSPFRPTGYANQRPPGLDEVCVQLGIPAIERHTAAGDAFTTAEIFVILTARMRQRRKRPLILGDFPLLRY; from the coding sequence ATGGAAGCAGGCAATCCAGAACAGGAGTCCCAAGGTATTTTATCTGCATACCGCGACCAGACACGTAAAAAACAGGACAGCAAACAAGCGCTCGATGATCTTGGGATCCTTGTCCTGGACTCTGAAACCTCGGGATTAAACCCGCGAAGGGACCGTTTGCTGTCACTCGCAAGCATTGAAATAAAAGACCGAGCGATCCAAATAGAAAGCCTTCAAGACTGGCTCGTCCATCAGGACCACGCCTCCTGGAATCAAGCCATCGAAGTTCACGGCATACTGCCATCAGCAAGCGCAATGGGCCAACCGTTGAGGCAAGTCCTGCTCGCATTCCTTCAGCGTCTGGGAAACAAGTTAATCGTGGGCCACCATATCGGATTTGACATCCAGATGATAAACAAGGCACTCAAGCAGCAGTTTAATATCAAATTAAGAAACCGGGCCATCGACACAGCACAACTAGCCCAACAGGAACTGAGCCCCTTTAGACCCACTGGATATGCGAACCAGCGACCGCCGGGACTGGATGAGGTCTGCGTACAACTCGGTATTCCGGCGATCGAACGTCACACTGCAGCCGGCGATGCATTTACCACCGCCGAGATTTTTGTCATCCTCACAGCTCGCATGCGCCAACGTAGAAAGCGCCCGCTTATACTGGGCGACTTCCCTCTGCTTAGATACTGA
- a CDS encoding sulfatase-like hydrolase/transferase: protein MLIPIGDAEHYYRSFASKLVPYGDNSWTGRSNGDEGNITEHEEWVAQYLAAVTLLDEQIGRLLDALQGRDLLKDTVIIYTSDHGHMTGQDGLYGKANGSVPLNLTEETIRIPMII, encoded by the coding sequence ATACTGATTCCAATTGGCGACGCCGAACACTACTACCGGAGCTTCGCCTCTAAGCTCGTTCCCTACGGCGACAACAGCTGGACCGGACGCTCGAACGGGGACGAAGGTAACATAACGGAACACGAGGAATGGGTCGCGCAATACCTTGCCGCGGTCACTCTGCTCGACGAGCAGATCGGCCGCTTGCTCGACGCGCTGCAGGGCCGGGATCTACTGAAAGATACAGTGATCATCTACACTTCGGACCATGGTCATATGACCGGTCAGGACGGCCTCTACGGCAAAGCCAACGGAAGCGTGCCCCTGAACCTGACTGAGGAGACCATCCGGATCCCGATGATCATCTAA
- the rpiB gene encoding ribose 5-phosphate isomerase B yields the protein MSTPSLKIAIGTDHAGYPLKAPISEFLRQRGHEVLDFGCNSAESCDYPDFIRPAAQAVASGEADYGIVLGGSGNGEAIVANKVKGVRCGLCWDEWSAEMTKLHNNANCIAIGARPVPVDLALKIVGIWLDTEFEGGRHERRIAKIEAE from the coding sequence ATGAGCACGCCCTCCCTAAAGATTGCAATCGGCACCGACCATGCCGGATACCCCTTGAAAGCACCGATCAGCGAGTTCCTCCGCCAGCGCGGACACGAAGTCCTCGATTTCGGCTGCAACAGCGCGGAATCCTGCGATTATCCGGATTTCATCCGCCCCGCCGCCCAGGCCGTCGCGTCCGGTGAAGCCGACTACGGCATCGTGCTGGGAGGCAGCGGGAACGGCGAAGCGATTGTCGCGAACAAGGTCAAAGGCGTACGCTGCGGCCTCTGTTGGGACGAATGGTCCGCCGAAATGACCAAATTGCACAACAACGCCAACTGCATCGCCATCGGCGCACGTCCGGTGCCCGTCGACTTGGCACTTAAAATCGTCGGAATCTGGCTCGACACGGAATTTGAAGGAGGTCGCCACGAGCGCCGGATCGCAAAAATTGAAGCCGAATAA